From a region of the Azospirillum formosense genome:
- a CDS encoding response regulator — translation MASDQRNTDGGRETDADGGIDTAVCRTPEDFYTPQGRDSIGRHCQRYFDENALTPTELLHSPRHQQSLSNIPTFVAILQQAERAMDRKGALTALVNEVARVTRERLKDAQPPDLTPASYAATAERLIAARDAFTGRFMVDAALTTHLYQGRSFAEKARLLLELADGLEDADALAPLDRLLGEILRSDTGTASCSMDAPFVDRVDMIVSLIAGDKPLSDEAPPVFRGLETLVRRTAMPVLSDSLIFALRRELSKPDRFTITSAGDLFGVEAVQREIMALSQVSQRLRTGEGYFGGARTEAALQRRSALLVNEDTLPEITKGRTLMQKLRILFVLQRMPLSPSAERAVNGYLTQFFDGRDFAGRLLDCWKEKTEKLKGLAEVQKLVLDSAFAEDAREHMAGQIDEIQNAFIRTQRLLSPLQGKDEPNPDMVLEMVRLAGDGAFCRGKSRAAVAKALYRQVHRPRFVRSFLLGATGGKERSARASWMRGALGVIGVPFIDLGAIRVLVVDDEDGPRHFVESVLRDLGIGHIDTAADGQEALLRLAGDGAYDLIVCDWMMPKASGLDVLRRVREVRRDLPFLMVTALATLKAVERALAHNVSAYIAKPFTPEQLEEKVFLVLTQKSAPGA, via the coding sequence ATGGCTTCGGACCAGCGCAACACGGACGGCGGCCGGGAAACCGACGCCGACGGCGGAATCGACACAGCGGTCTGCCGGACCCCGGAGGACTTCTACACCCCGCAGGGCCGCGACAGCATCGGCCGGCATTGCCAGCGCTATTTCGACGAGAACGCGCTGACCCCGACCGAGCTTCTGCACTCCCCCCGCCACCAGCAGAGCCTGTCCAACATCCCGACCTTCGTCGCCATCCTGCAGCAGGCGGAACGGGCGATGGACCGCAAGGGCGCGCTGACCGCCCTGGTCAACGAGGTCGCCCGCGTGACCCGCGAGCGGCTGAAGGACGCCCAGCCGCCGGACCTGACGCCGGCCAGCTACGCCGCGACGGCGGAACGGCTGATCGCCGCCCGCGACGCCTTCACCGGGCGCTTCATGGTCGACGCGGCGCTGACCACGCATCTGTACCAGGGCCGCAGCTTCGCCGAGAAGGCGCGGCTCCTGCTGGAACTGGCGGACGGTCTGGAGGACGCCGACGCGCTGGCGCCGCTCGACCGGCTGCTCGGCGAGATCCTGCGCAGCGACACCGGCACCGCCTCCTGCTCGATGGACGCGCCCTTCGTGGACCGGGTGGACATGATCGTGTCGCTGATCGCCGGCGACAAGCCGCTGTCCGACGAGGCGCCGCCGGTCTTCCGGGGGCTGGAGACGCTGGTGCGCCGCACGGCCATGCCGGTGCTGAGCGACAGCCTGATCTTCGCGCTGCGCCGCGAATTGTCGAAGCCCGACCGCTTCACCATCACCAGCGCCGGCGACCTGTTCGGGGTGGAGGCGGTGCAGCGGGAGATCATGGCGCTGAGCCAGGTGTCGCAGCGGCTGCGCACGGGAGAGGGCTATTTCGGCGGCGCCCGGACGGAGGCGGCGCTCCAGCGGCGCAGCGCTCTGCTCGTCAACGAGGACACGCTGCCCGAGATCACCAAGGGCCGGACGCTGATGCAGAAGCTCCGCATCCTGTTCGTCCTGCAGAGGATGCCCCTGTCGCCGAGCGCCGAGCGGGCGGTGAACGGCTACCTGACGCAGTTCTTCGACGGGCGGGATTTCGCCGGGCGCCTGCTCGACTGCTGGAAGGAGAAGACCGAGAAGCTGAAGGGGCTGGCCGAGGTGCAGAAGCTCGTGCTCGACAGCGCCTTCGCCGAGGACGCCCGCGAGCACATGGCCGGGCAGATCGACGAGATCCAGAACGCCTTCATCCGCACCCAGCGCCTGCTGAGCCCCCTCCAGGGCAAGGACGAGCCGAACCCCGACATGGTGCTGGAGATGGTGCGGCTGGCCGGCGACGGCGCCTTCTGCCGCGGCAAGAGCCGGGCGGCGGTCGCCAAGGCGCTGTACCGGCAGGTGCACCGGCCGCGCTTCGTGCGCTCCTTCCTGCTGGGCGCCACGGGCGGCAAGGAGCGCTCGGCCCGCGCCTCCTGGATGCGTGGGGCCCTGGGGGTGATCGGGGTGCCCTTCATCGACCTCGGCGCCATCCGCGTCCTGGTCGTCGACGACGAGGACGGGCCGCGTCACTTCGTCGAATCGGTGCTGCGCGACCTCGGCATCGGCCACATCGACACGGCGGCGGACGGGCAGGAGGCGCTGCTCCGGCTGGCCGGGGACGGGGCATACGACCTGATCGTCTGCGACTGGATGATGCCGAAGGCCAGCGGCCTGGACGTGCTGCGCCGCGTCCGCGAGGTGCGGCGCGATCTGCCCTTCCTGATGGTGACGGCGCTCGCCACGCTGAAGGCGGTGGAGCGGGCGCTGGCCCACAATGTCAGCGCCTACATCGCCAAGCCCTTCACCCCGGAGCAGCTCGAGGAAAAGGTCTTTCTCGTCCTGACGCAAAAATCGGCCCCCGGCGCCTGA
- a CDS encoding cache domain-containing protein yields MFDNVSIRSKLWGLVALASVASAAVVGAGLWLNYQRMHADRVQSLRFMVEAAHSMAAAYEAEAAAGQITREEAQARFKRSLLGMRYGGQEYLFAITLDGFGFAHPSPKLMGQNVSGVKDTKGAPILMDMARIAKASGEGTYGYYWNVAPNSDETAAKLSYIKVFQPWGIYIGTGVFIDDIRGAFLGTLWTVLVVAGLLAVPAVALIALVGVRLSATIRSLSARMHALADGDLSVSFPEANRRDEIGAMAGAARVFLGNAAEKKRLEADQAAALRRSEEDKRRTLAGLAERFERSVGEVMKSVSHETEAMEREAQEMTRAAGQTDRLAGAVASATEQTSANVQTVAVATEQLSGSVGEISRRVADASRIAREAATASERATGKVTGLAEAVGRIGTVVSLINDIAAQTNLLALNATIEAARAGEAGKGFAVVAGEVKSLASQTAKATEEIAAQVAGVQSATGEAVAEIGGVARVIEQVNGIATIIASAVEEQGAATQAISRNVQQAAEVTRDVARDISGVTAAAGQCGKMAYAVLEASRQLAQQSETLNGEIGGFLGTLRTQ; encoded by the coding sequence ATGTTCGATAATGTGTCCATCCGCTCGAAGCTCTGGGGACTGGTGGCTTTGGCGAGCGTCGCGTCGGCGGCCGTCGTCGGGGCCGGCCTCTGGCTGAATTACCAGCGCATGCATGCGGACCGCGTCCAGTCCCTGCGCTTCATGGTGGAGGCCGCCCACAGCATGGCCGCCGCCTACGAGGCGGAGGCCGCCGCCGGGCAGATCACGCGGGAGGAGGCGCAGGCCCGTTTCAAGCGGTCGCTTCTCGGCATGCGCTACGGCGGGCAGGAGTATCTGTTCGCGATCACGCTGGACGGCTTCGGCTTCGCCCACCCCAGCCCGAAGCTGATGGGGCAGAACGTGTCCGGCGTGAAGGACACCAAGGGCGCGCCGATCCTGATGGACATGGCCCGGATCGCCAAGGCCTCGGGGGAAGGCACCTACGGCTATTACTGGAACGTCGCCCCGAACAGCGACGAGACCGCCGCCAAGCTGTCCTACATCAAGGTCTTCCAGCCCTGGGGCATCTACATCGGGACGGGCGTCTTCATCGACGACATCCGCGGTGCCTTCCTGGGCACGCTGTGGACCGTTCTGGTGGTAGCCGGTCTTCTGGCGGTGCCGGCGGTCGCCCTGATCGCGCTGGTCGGCGTGCGGCTCAGCGCCACGATCCGCAGCCTCAGCGCCCGCATGCACGCGCTGGCGGACGGCGATCTCTCGGTCTCCTTTCCCGAGGCGAACCGCCGCGACGAGATCGGCGCCATGGCCGGCGCCGCCCGCGTGTTCCTGGGCAACGCCGCGGAGAAGAAGCGCCTGGAGGCCGATCAGGCCGCGGCGCTGCGCCGCTCGGAGGAGGACAAGCGCCGCACCCTCGCCGGTCTCGCTGAACGGTTCGAGCGGAGCGTCGGCGAGGTGATGAAGTCGGTGTCGCACGAAACCGAGGCGATGGAGCGCGAGGCCCAGGAGATGACCCGCGCCGCCGGGCAGACCGACCGGCTGGCCGGGGCGGTGGCGTCGGCGACGGAGCAGACCTCGGCCAACGTGCAGACGGTCGCGGTCGCGACGGAGCAACTGTCGGGCTCGGTGGGGGAGATCAGCCGCCGGGTCGCCGACGCCTCGCGGATCGCGCGCGAGGCCGCCACCGCGTCGGAGCGCGCCACCGGCAAGGTGACCGGGCTGGCCGAGGCGGTCGGGCGGATCGGCACCGTGGTCAGCCTGATCAACGACATCGCGGCGCAGACCAATCTGCTGGCGCTCAACGCCACCATCGAGGCGGCGCGCGCCGGCGAGGCCGGCAAGGGTTTCGCGGTGGTCGCCGGCGAGGTGAAGAGCCTCGCCAGCCAGACCGCCAAGGCGACCGAGGAAATCGCCGCCCAGGTCGCCGGCGTCCAGTCCGCGACCGGCGAGGCGGTGGCGGAGATCGGCGGGGTGGCGCGGGTGATCGAGCAGGTGAACGGCATCGCCACCATCATCGCGTCGGCGGTGGAGGAGCAGGGGGCGGCGACCCAGGCGATCAGCCGCAACGTGCAGCAGGCCGCCGAGGTCACCCGCGATGTGGCGCGCGACATCTCCGGCGTGACCGCCGCCGCCGGGCAATGCGGGAAGATGGCCTACGCCGTGCTGGAGGCATCCCGGCAACTGGCCCAGCAGTCGGAGACCCTGAACGGCGAGATCGGCGGATTCCTCGGCACCCTGCGCACGCAGTGA